In Nerophis ophidion isolate RoL-2023_Sa linkage group LG12, RoL_Noph_v1.0, whole genome shotgun sequence, a single window of DNA contains:
- the LOC133563704 gene encoding potassium voltage-gated channel subfamily G member 4-like: MPIISNANHDFSNLSVSDDSSLDHIFTEIPETETIKGVYYQRAQFIRQPEDLVSVDHRLLAVINVGGNRYTFPWTTLQQFPLTRLGRLCGCRSPEDIANVCDDYDEARKEFFFDRSPSAFRVILNFLAAGKLRLLREMCILSLHDELTYWGVEMAYMERCCKRKMYTRMEEVNEQERQEEERRQRNAMQRVPVEETTYRKVMNRLRDMVENPQSGLPGKIFACLSVIMVAVTVVSLCISTMPDLREEEDRVSESHYKYYFHLTMLHNIQRVRNTFDVYNAYCPSNYC; encoded by the exons ATGCCCATCATCAGCAATGCTAACCACGACTTCAGCAACCTGTCCGTCAGTGACGACAGCAGTCTTGACCACATCTTCACAGAGATTCCAGAGACTGAGACTATCAAG GGTGTTTATTACCAAAGGGCTCAGTTCATCCGTCAACCAGAGGACCTGGTGTCCGTAGACCACCGCTTACTAGCAGTGATTAATGTCGGAGGGAACCGCTACACCTTCCCTTGGACTACACTGCAGCAGTTCCCACTCACTCGCCTGGGACGCCTGTGTGGCTGCAGGTCACCCGAGGACATTGCCAACGTCTGCGACGACTATGACGAAGCACGGAAGGAATTTTTTTTCGACCGCTCGCCATCCGCCTTCAGGGTCATCCTCAACTTCCTGGCGGCGGGCAAACTGCGCCTTCTGCGGGAGATGTGCATCCTCTCCCTGCACGACGAGCTCACCTACTGGGGCGTGGAGATGGCCTACATGGAACGCTGCTGCAAGAGGAAGATGTACACGCGCATGGAGGAGGTCAACGAGCAAGAGCGGCAGGAGGAGGAGCGAAGGCAGAGGAATGCCATGCAGCGGGTGCCCGTGGAGGAGACCACCTACCGGAAAGTTATGAACCGGCTCAGAGACATGGTGGAGAACCCGCAGTCCGGCTTGCCGGGGAAGATCTTCGCCTGCCTGTCGGTCATCATGGTGGCGGTGACTGTGGTCAGCTTGTGTATCAGCACCATGCCAGACCTCAGGGAGGAAGAGGATAGGGTAAGTGAGTCACACTATAAGTACTACTTTCACTTAACTATGCTGCACAATATACAACGCGTCCGTAATACATTTGACGTATATAATGCATATTGTCCCTCAAATTATTGCTGA